The genome window CAGCACCTGCCGCGCCGCGAGGAGCTGACGTGCCTCGGAATCCGTGAACGGCTCCAGGGCCAGTTCGGTGACGAAGCCGGCGTAGTCGCCCCAGCGGGCGGGGTCGGGGCCGTGCTGACCCGCCAGGGTGAGGATCACGTTCGGGGGGAGGGCGCCGTACCGGTCCGTGGTGACGAGGTCGAGGAGCCAGGCGTCGAGGAAGGGCGCGGTGCGTTCGTAGGTGTCGAAGAACAGGGTGATCCAGGGGGCGTCGGCCGCCACCCGGTCCAGTTCCGAGACCAGGACCGGGGTCAGGACCTTGAGCGGCTCCAGGACCAGCTGTACGTCGTCGTGGTTGCGGAAGCGCGCGCTCAGCGCCGCCCTCAACCTCTCTGTTCCGTGGGCTACCTGGGCCGGGTCGATCGCCCCGGCGAAGGCCCCCACGACCGGAACCAGGCCCAGCCCGATCAGCCCGGCCTGCGTCGCCGCCATGCTCCCCGCCGACGGTGGTACGGGCGGGCCGGAGTCCGGCCCGACCTCCAGGGCGGCCGACGCCGTGTCCGCCTCGTGCCGGCGTCGGCGGTAGTCGGCGGTAGTCGGCGAGCATCTTGTCCAGCGCCTTCAGCTCCGCGCCCTGCCTGGCGAACTGCGCGCTGATCGCCGCCATCGCCTCCGGCACGCTGTTCACCGTCTCGTCGGTGCAGGCAGTGAGCGCCTTCCGCTGGGTCGCTACGACCTCCAGTTCGCGCAGCAGCGAGGACTTGCCGACGCCCGCCGTGCCGTGGACGTGGAAGACGAACGTATGCCGCTCGTCCTCCGGCGCGGTGTCGAAGTTCCCCCGGAACAGGTCGAGTTCGCTACGACGTCCCACGAACCCGGCCCGCTTCCGGCGCCCGATCAGCTCCTGCATCGACAGCCGTGTCGGCCTCATCGGTCCCCTCGGTCCCCGCCCCAGTGCCCGGTCCCTCAGACGGTACCGGGTGACCGCTCATCCACGGGCTACGGCGCCCACCGGAGCAGCTCTCACTCCAACACCGGCAGCAGCTCCGGGAGATGGCCGTCCGAGGCCGCTGCCGCGCGTTGGCGTTCGTCCGGGACCTCGCCGTACAACGTCGTGCGGGGCTTGGCCGGGCGGCCCGCCGCGTCGGCCACGGCGATGAGGTCCTTGACGGACTTGTAGGAGCCGTAGGAGGAGCCCGCCATGCGGGAGATGGTCTCCTCCATGAGGGTGCCGCCGAGGTCGTTGGCGCCGGAACGGAGCATCTCCGCCGCGCCCTCCGTGCCCAACTTCACCCAGCTGGTCTGGATGTTGGGGATGTGGGGGTGCAGGAGGAGGCGGGCCATGGCGGTGACGGCGCGGTTGTCGCGCGTGGTCGGGCCTGGGCGGGAGATGCCGGCCAGGTAGACCGGGGCGTTGGTGTGGATGAAGGGGAGGGTCACGAACTCCGTGAAGCCGCCGGTCCGTTGCTGGATACGGGCCAGGGTGCGCAGGTGGCCGAGCCAGTGGCGGGGCTGGTCGACATGGCCGTACATCATGGTCGAGGAGGAGCGGATGCCCAGTTCGTGGGCGGTGGAGATGACCTCGATCCAGGTGGCGGTGGGGAGTTTGCCCTTGGTGAGGATCCAGCGGACCTCGTCGTCGAGGATCTCGGCGGCGGTGCCGGGGACGGAGTCGAGGCCGGCCTCCTTCGCGGCCGTCAGCCACTCGCGGATCGGCATCCCCGTACGGGTCGCGCCGTTCACCACCTCCATCGGGGAGAAGGCGTGGACGTGCATGCCGGGGACGCGGGTCTTCACGGCCTTCGCGATGTCGAAGTACGCCGTGCCGGGCAGGTCGGGGTGGATGCCGCCCTGCATGCAGACCTCCACCGCGCCGAGGTCCCAGGCCTGTCGGGCGCGGTCGGCGACCTGGTCGAGGGAGAGCGTGTACGCGTCGGCGTCGGTGCGGCGTTGCGCGAAGGCGCAGAAGCGGCAGCCGGTGTAGCAGACGTTCGTGAAGTTGATGTTCCGCGTGACGATGTAGGTGACGTCGTCGCCGACGGCCGCCTTGCGGACGTCGTCCGCGATCCGGGTGAGCACGTCAAGCGCCGGGCCGTCCGCGTGCAGGAGGGCCAGGGCCTCGGCGTCGGAGAGCTTGGTGGGATCGTCCGCCGCCGTCGCCAGCGCCGCGCGTACGTCCGTGTCGATGCGTTCGGGGGCCATGCCGGGGGCCGCCGCCTCGCGCAGGGCGCCCCAGTCGCCGTACACGGAGTCGAAGTCGTCGCGGCGGTCGGACGTACGGCCCTCGGTGTCGATGGCGGTGTGCAGGTCCGTACGGCCGGTCGCCACGAAGACCTCCTCCGGCTCCTGCCACGGGTGGCCCTCGACGACCGCGTCCGGGCGGGCGAGGCCGGTCTCCGGGTCGGCCAGCGCGCGTACGTGCGGCAGGAGGCGCGGGTCGAGCCAGGGTTCGCCGCGTGACACGAACTCCGGGTAGACGCAGAGGCGTTCGCGCAGTTCGAAGCCGGCGGCCGCGGACCTGGCCGCGAGTTCTTCGATCTGCGGCCAGGGGCGTTCGGGGTTGACGTGATCGATCGTGAGGGGGGAGACCCCGCCCCAGTCGTCGATGCCGGCGCCGATCAGTCGCTCGTACTCGCTGTCGACGAGGTTCGGCGGGGCCTGGATGCAGCCCGACGGGCCCATGAGGAGGCGGGCGACGGCGACCGCGGCGACGAGTTCGTCGAGTTCCGCGTCCGGCATGCCGCGCATCGCGGTGTCCGGCTTGGCGCGGAAGTTCTGGATGATCAGCTCCTGGACGCCGTGGTAGGCGCGGGAGACCTTGCGGAGCGCGAAGAGGGAGTCGGCGCGTTCCTCGTACGTCTCGCCGATGCCGATCAGGACGCCGGAGGTGAAGGGGACGGAGGAGCGGCCGGCGTCCTCCAGGGCGCGCAGCCGGACCGCCGGTTCCTTGTCGGGCGAGCCGTGGTGGGGGCCGCCGGGCTCGGACCACAGGCGGGTCGCGGTCGTCTCCAGCATCATGCCCATGGAGGGGGCGACGGGCTTGAGGCGCTGGAAGTCCGTCCACGACATCACGCCCGGGTTGAGGTGCGGGAGCAGGCCCGTCTCCTCCAGGATGCGGATGGAGATGGCCCGGACGTACGCGATCGTGTCGTCGTAGCCGTGCGCGTCGAGCCACTCGCGCGCCTCCGGCCAGCGGTCCTCCGGCTTGTCGCCGAGCGTGATCAGGGCTTCCTTGCAGCCGAGGGCGGCGCCCTTGCGGGCCACGTCCAGCACCTCGTCCGGCGACATGAACATCCCGTGCCCGGCGCGGCGCAGCTTGCCGGGGACGGTGACGAAGGTGCAGTAGTGGCATTTGTCCCGGCAGAGGCGGGTGAGCGGGATGAAGACGCTCTTCGAGTACGTGATGACGCCGGGACGGCCGGCCGCCTCCAGGCCGGCGTTCCGCACGCGGGCCGCCGACGCGGCCAGGTCCTCCAGCGCCGCGCCGCGCGCCTGCAGCAGCACCGCCGCCTCGGTCGCGTCCAGCGCCACGCCGTCCCGGGCCCGTTTGAGCGCACGCCGCATCGAGTTCTCGGTGGGGCCGGTGGGGGCGGTCGGCCCTGCGGAGCCGGTGGGGCCCGTGGGGCCGGTGGGCCCTGTGCGGTCGTCGGTGGGTCCGGTTCCAGAGGTCGCGGAAGTTGTCATCCTTCGAGCATACGAGCGGGTTGGCTCCGCGAACGGGGTGGGCGCCTCATGGCTCGGGGGTGCGGGTTGGGTTTGGCGGGTGCGGGTTCGGTGGGCGGGTGCGGGTTCGGGTGCGGGTGCGGGTTCGGTGGGCGGGTGCGGGTTCGGTGGGGCTTCTCGCGCAGTTCCCCGCGCCCCCAAAAAAGCCCAGGCCCCGTCGACCTGAAACGCGACGGGCCTGCGGGACTGATGACGGCGGGATGGCCGGATGGCCGGATGGCCGGATGGCCGGATGGCGGGCCTGAGGGGTGACGGCCCTGCGGATCCGGGTGGCGGCGGCCCTGCGGATCCGGGTGGCGGCGGGTCTGGGGATCCGGGAGGTGCGGCCCCGCGGATCCGAGAGGTGACGGCCCCGCGGATCCGAGAGGTGCGGCCCCGCGGATCCGAGAGGTGCGGCCCCGCGGATCCGAGAGGTGCGGCCCCGCGGATCCGGGAGGTGACGGCTCGGCGGATCCGGGAGGTGACGGGTCTGAGGATCCGGGTGGTGGCGGTGTGGTGGGGCGGAAGGCGGCTCGGGGGTGGTTCTGGAGGGCGTCGGGCGGGTGGGGTGAAAAGCGTGGGGCGCAGCCCCGGCTTTTCAGGGGCGCGGGGAACTGCGCGAGAAGCCCCACCGGACCCGCACCCGACAACGCACCCGCCGACCGACCCCACTCCCCCGAGCCATCAGGCCCCCTCCCCCAAGAACACCCCGTACTCGTCCAACAGCCCCAACACCTCGGCCTCCCCCGCCGGAGGCAGCTGCACGACCGCCTCCTCGATGCCCGACTCCGCGTAGTACGCCAGCTTCCCCGCACTCGGCCGCACCGCGTACGGCACCACCTGCAACCCCGCCGCATCGCGCCCCGCGTCGGCCCACACCCGCCGCAGCACCGGCAACGCCTCCCCCAGCCCCCGCCCCCCGATCGGCAGCCACCCGTCCGCGTACTCGGCGATGTGCGCGAACAGCTTCGGCCCCGCGGCCCCGCCGATCAGCGTGCGCGGCCCCACGACCGGCCCCCGCGCCTTCTGCACCGGCTTCGGATACGCGGAACTCGCCCGCACGCTCCCGAACTCCCCCTCGTACGCCGTCGGCTCCTCCGCCCACAGCGCCCTCATCAGCGCCATCCGGTCCCGTACCAGTTCCCGCCGGGTGCGCCAGGCGACCCCGTGGTCGGCGGCCTCCTCGACGTTCCAGCCGTAGCCGAGGCCGAGGGTGAGGCGCCCGCCGGACAGGTGGTCGACGGTCGCGATCTGCTTCGCGAGGTCGATCGGGTCGTGCTGCGCGACCAGCGTGATCCCGGTGCCGAGCCCCAGCCGCTCGGTGACGGCGGCGGCCTGGCCGAGCGCCACGAAGGGGTCCAGGGTGCGGCCGTACTCACGCGGCAGCTCCCCGCCCGCCGGGTACGGCGTCGTCCGCTCGACGGGGATGTGGGTGTGCTCGGGGAGGTAGAGCCCCGCGAAGCCGCGTTGCTCCAACTCACGGGCGAGCCGGGTCGGAGAGATCGTCTCGTCGGTGAGGAAGATCGTCACGGAGATGCGCATGTGTCATCTCTAGCCGCTCGGGACAGGGATGTCCATACCGACCGGTCGGCACTTAGGGGAGCCGACCGGTCGGGCCCGGGGAAGGTCGGTCGCCCCCGCCCACAGCCCGCGGCGCGCCCGCCGCGAGCAGGGCGCGCTTCGCCAGTTCCCCCGTGCGGGACACCTCGCCGAGGCGGTGGACGAGGGCCCAGCGGCCGTCGTCGTACGCGGCTGCCACGACGGACGAGCCACGGGTGGCACCGTCGTGCCGGCGGAGCGAGGGGCCTCGCCGCCAGGAGGGCGCCGGTTCGCCGAACCGGCGTTCCACGAGCAGCGCGACCACGAGATCCGCCAGCGTCCGGCAGCTGGACCACAGTCCACCGGCCGGCAGGATCGCACCGGTCAGCGTCCACAGGGGGCACGGCCTGCCGAACAGGTCGCGCGGCACCAGGCGCCGCCCTTCCGGCGGGCTCCCCGTCATCGCCCCCGCCGCCGTATCGCCACCCTCGCCACCGGCCTCGCCGCCCTCGCCCTCTCCGCCGGGCTGCTCACCGGCCGCGAGTTCGGTGACTCCCTGGACTGTGTCCCGAACGCGGACACCATCGCCGAGAGCCTCAGGGACATCCACCGGACCGGCGAGTCGACCGACATCACCGACACGATCGAGAAGAACCTCGACGAGATCGGCGACGAGGCGGCCGACGAGCGCGGCGACGTCGACAAGGCAGTGGACGACCTCGCCGAGGCCGTCAAGGACTACGACCGGTCGATCCTGAACGGCGACACCGACCCCGACACCAGCCGGATCGACGCGGCGGCCGACGAACCGACCGACGTCTGCACGTCGTAAGGAAAACCGGCGATTTCCTTCCCTTGTCCCTCAGTTCACCACCCCATAGGAAGGTGGCACGCACCACCACCTCAGCACCACCCTCACACCACCCGCGCACCACCCACGCCATGTCACTCACGACCGACCTGGGGAGCAGCAGCATGTGCGACGACGATCACGGTGACGGGAACAGGAACGGGAACAGGAACGGACTCGGAAGGCGGGCGCTGTTCGTGACGTCGGCGACGGCGGCGCTTACGTTGGGAAGCGTGACCTTTGGGACGAGCGGCGCCGAGGCCGCGCACGGCGACCAGGAGACCAAGACCATCCGGGGGACCCTCCCCACCGGCTCCCCCGATTTCGTCTATCTGCCGGTCGAAGTACCGTCAGGGGTACGGGAGTTGAAGGTCTCGTACAGCTATGGAAGACCGACCGTCCCGGCCGGCACCGCGGGCAACGCGCTCGACATCGGTGTCTTCGACGAACGCGGCACGGAACTCGGCGGCAAGGGCTTCCGCGGCTGGTCGGGCGGCGCGCGCACGGAGTTCTTCCTCCGCGCGGACGAGGCGACGCCGGGTTACATCCCGGGCCCGGTGCGCCCCGGCACCTGGCACATCGCGCTGGGCCCGTACACGGTGGCGCCGGACGGACTGCCGTACGAGATCACGATCACTCTCACCTACGGTCGCCCGGCCACGGCGGTGAAGCCGGTGTATCCGCCGGAGCGGGCCAAGGGGCGGGGCCGGGCCTGGTACCGGGGCGACTGCCATCTGCACTCCTGGTACTCCGACGGCCGCCGTACGCTCGCCGAGCTGGCGGCGCTGGCCCGCGCGGCGGGGCTGGACTTCATCAACAGCTCGGAGCACAACACCCAGTCCGCGCACGCCCATTGGGCCGAGCACGCCGGCGACGACCTGCTGATCATGCTGGGCGAGGAGGTCACCACCCGCAACGGTCATGTGCTGGCGCTCGGGGTCGATCCGGGGACGTTCGTCGACTGGCGGTACCGGGCGCGGGACAACCGGTTCGGCAAGTACGCGCGGGAGATCCGGCGCGCCGGGGGCCTGGTCGTCCCGGCCCATCCGCACGCCACCTGCATCGGCTGCAACTGGAAGTTCGGCTTCGGCGAGGCGGACGCGGTGGAGGTGTGGAACGGGGCGTACTCGCCGGAGGACGAGGTGGCGCTCGCCGACTGGGACGGCATGCTCGTCGCGGCCGTGCGCGAGGGCCGCGAAGGCCGGGAGGGCCGTACGGGCCGCGCGGACTGGATTCCGGCGATGGGCAACAGCGACGCGCATCGCGACCCCGACCCCGTGGGCCGCCCCCAGACGGTCGTCCTCGCCGACGATCTGACCCGGGAGGCCATCCAGGAGGGGTTGCGGGCGGGCCGTTCGTACGTCGCCGAGTCCAAGGACGTGTCGGTGTCGTTCACGGCGTCCGGGGCGCGCGGCGAGCACGCGGGCATCGGGGAGCGGCTGCAGGTGGACGCGGACGCCGCCGTCACCGTCCGTCTGGAGGCGACGGGTTCCGCCGGCTGCGTCATCCGCTTCGTCACCGACCAGGGTGTCCTGTTCACCTCGGCGGAGATCCCGGCGTCGGGCACCGGCGCGGCCGAGTGGCGTACGACGGCCTCGTACGCGGCGTACGTCCGCGCGGAGGTCCGCCGGCCCCCGATCGTCCCGGGTTTCCCGGGCCCGCTGGCGGCCTTCACGAACCCGATCTTCCTCGGGCGACAGTAGACAGTAGACAGTAGTGACCTTGATGCCCGTAGGGGAACCCGCGTACGAAATAACTGTGTTGGGCCTTAGGTTTGGCTCGACACAGTACGTGCGTCTGTATGTGTGACGGCGCACCTGCACGGCGGAGGAGACCGCGCCCATGACCGACAACGCGACCGCACCCGACCCGGCGGCGGCTTCTGCG of Streptomyces phaeolivaceus contains these proteins:
- a CDS encoding bifunctional FO biosynthesis protein CofGH, whose amino-acid sequence is MTTSATSGTGPTDDRTGPTGPTGPTGSAGPTAPTGPTENSMRRALKRARDGVALDATEAAVLLQARGAALEDLAASAARVRNAGLEAAGRPGVITYSKSVFIPLTRLCRDKCHYCTFVTVPGKLRRAGHGMFMSPDEVLDVARKGAALGCKEALITLGDKPEDRWPEAREWLDAHGYDDTIAYVRAISIRILEETGLLPHLNPGVMSWTDFQRLKPVAPSMGMMLETTATRLWSEPGGPHHGSPDKEPAVRLRALEDAGRSSVPFTSGVLIGIGETYEERADSLFALRKVSRAYHGVQELIIQNFRAKPDTAMRGMPDAELDELVAAVAVARLLMGPSGCIQAPPNLVDSEYERLIGAGIDDWGGVSPLTIDHVNPERPWPQIEELAARSAAAGFELRERLCVYPEFVSRGEPWLDPRLLPHVRALADPETGLARPDAVVEGHPWQEPEEVFVATGRTDLHTAIDTEGRTSDRRDDFDSVYGDWGALREAAAPGMAPERIDTDVRAALATAADDPTKLSDAEALALLHADGPALDVLTRIADDVRKAAVGDDVTYIVTRNINFTNVCYTGCRFCAFAQRRTDADAYTLSLDQVADRARQAWDLGAVEVCMQGGIHPDLPGTAYFDIAKAVKTRVPGMHVHAFSPMEVVNGATRTGMPIREWLTAAKEAGLDSVPGTAAEILDDEVRWILTKGKLPTATWIEVISTAHELGIRSSSTMMYGHVDQPRHWLGHLRTLARIQQRTGGFTEFVTLPFIHTNAPVYLAGISRPGPTTRDNRAVTAMARLLLHPHIPNIQTSWVKLGTEGAAEMLRSGANDLGGTLMEETISRMAGSSYGSYKSVKDLIAVADAAGRPAKPRTTLYGEVPDERQRAAAASDGHLPELLPVLE
- a CDS encoding LLM class F420-dependent oxidoreductase — translated: MRISVTIFLTDETISPTRLARELEQRGFAGLYLPEHTHIPVERTTPYPAGGELPREYGRTLDPFVALGQAAAVTERLGLGTGITLVAQHDPIDLAKQIATVDHLSGGRLTLGLGYGWNVEEAADHGVAWRTRRELVRDRMALMRALWAEEPTAYEGEFGSVRASSAYPKPVQKARGPVVGPRTLIGGAAGPKLFAHIAEYADGWLPIGGRGLGEALPVLRRVWADAGRDAAGLQVVPYAVRPSAGKLAYYAESGIEEAVVQLPPAGEAEVLGLLDEYGVFLGEGA
- a CDS encoding CehA/McbA family metallohydrolase, whose product is MCDDDHGDGNRNGNRNGLGRRALFVTSATAALTLGSVTFGTSGAEAAHGDQETKTIRGTLPTGSPDFVYLPVEVPSGVRELKVSYSYGRPTVPAGTAGNALDIGVFDERGTELGGKGFRGWSGGARTEFFLRADEATPGYIPGPVRPGTWHIALGPYTVAPDGLPYEITITLTYGRPATAVKPVYPPERAKGRGRAWYRGDCHLHSWYSDGRRTLAELAALARAAGLDFINSSEHNTQSAHAHWAEHAGDDLLIMLGEEVTTRNGHVLALGVDPGTFVDWRYRARDNRFGKYAREIRRAGGLVVPAHPHATCIGCNWKFGFGEADAVEVWNGAYSPEDEVALADWDGMLVAAVREGREGREGRTGRADWIPAMGNSDAHRDPDPVGRPQTVVLADDLTREAIQEGLRAGRSYVAESKDVSVSFTASGARGEHAGIGERLQVDADAAVTVRLEATGSAGCVIRFVTDQGVLFTSAEIPASGTGAAEWRTTASYAAYVRAEVRRPPIVPGFPGPLAAFTNPIFLGRQ